The Bradyrhizobium sp. WSM471 genome includes the window TGCGGTTGATCGCGGCTTCCGTGGTCTGGTCGAGCGCCGAAGTGGCTTCGTCCAGCAGCAGTACGGAGGGATTACGGATGACCGCGCGCGCGATCGCGATACGCTGGCGCTGGCCGCCCGACAAGGTATCGCCGCGCTCGCCCACCGGCGTGTCGTATCGCTGCGGCAGACTCATGATGTAGCGGTGGATCTCGGCCTTCTTGGCCGCCTCCTCCACCTCCTCGTTGGTCGCGCCCTCCTTGCCGAGCCGGATGTTCTCCCGGATCGACATGTTGAACAGCATGTTCTCCTGGAACACCACCGCCATGCTCCGGCGCAGGGAATCCAGCGTTACCTTGCGGACGTCGACGCCGTCGATGGTGACGCGCCCCTCATCCGGCACATAGAGCCGCAGGATCAGATTCAGCAGCGTGCTCTTGCCGGAGCCCGAGGGACCGACGATGGCAATGCGCTTGCCGACATTGAGCTTGAGGCTGAGATTGTCCAGCACCGGCGTCTGGCTGCCTTCGTACTGGAATGTCACGTGGTCGAAGGTGATGTCGTTGGTGATGCGGGGCAGATCGGGCGCGCCGGCACGATCGGCGCTGCGCGTGGGCTCGTCGAGCAGCTCCTGCATATGACGGATAGCGGCTGCCGCGGAGATCGACACGGGGATGAAATGCATCACATGGGCGATGTTGTAGGACACCTCCCAGAACGCGCTCTCGAAGGTGACGAAGGTGCCGATGGTGATCTGACCCTTGGTCGCCAGATATGCGCCGATCGCGAGCACGACGAGATGCAAGAGCAGCACCGAGATGGTGACCGTCCGCTCCACCATGGTCGAGAGAAACGCCGCCGAGGCCATCCTGTTTCGCGTCTCGTCGTTGCGAAAGGTGAAGAAGCCGAACATCCGGCGTTGCAGGCTGAACGCCTTGATCACGGCCTGCGCCGCGACGTTCTCCTGCACCATGCCGAGCAGCGCGGACTCATTGAGCTTCTGCTCGTAATTCGCCTGAACGGCCTTCGGCGTCAGCATGCGCGGACCGATCAGCGTGATCGGAAACACCAGCAGCGCAACCGCCGCGAGCTGCCAGTTCAGGAACACCATCAGGATGATGCCCGCGATCAACTCCAGGAACGGCAATGCCGCGCTGTTGGCGAAGGTCTTGACCGAGCCCTCGAAGGCCGCGAGGTCGACTGAGAAGCGCGACAGGATCTCGCCGCGCTTGGTTCGGCCGAAATAGGCCGCCGGCAGGTCCTGGACGTGCTCGAACAGCCGTTTGCGGACGTCGGAAATGATGCACGCCGCGAGCCGCGCATCCCAGCGCTCGTACCAGACCGCGACGATCGAGGTGAAGATGCCCGCGACCGCGAGCACGCCGAGGATCTTGTACAGCGCCTGGAAATCCTCCTCGCCGAGCGCGTCGTCGATCAGGTATTTCAGGCTGAGCGGCATGATGACGTTGAATAGCGTCTCGACGAAGACGCCGAACGCCACGAACGACAGCATCTGCTTGTAATTGACCAGGAAGGGTTTGACGAAGCCCAGGATGGTCGCGAGCGCGCCGGCGGCCTCGCGCGCGGTAAAGACGACAAGGTCCTCGTCCTCATCGTCGTCGTCGAGCTCCAGCCCCCCATCCTCCTCGTCTTCATCGTCCTCGTCGTCTTCGAGGTCCGGCTTGGCGGTAGGGACAAGCTTGTCGTCGAGCTCGGCCGCCTGTTCCGCGGCGAGCTTCTGTTTG containing:
- a CDS encoding ABC transporter ATP-binding protein; translation: MASKPLPPDKQKLAAEQAAELDDKLVPTAKPDLEDDEDDEDEEDGGLELDDDDEDEDLVVFTAREAAGALATILGFVKPFLVNYKQMLSFVAFGVFVETLFNVIMPLSLKYLIDDALGEEDFQALYKILGVLAVAGIFTSIVAVWYERWDARLAACIISDVRKRLFEHVQDLPAAYFGRTKRGEILSRFSVDLAAFEGSVKTFANSAALPFLELIAGIILMVFLNWQLAAVALLVFPITLIGPRMLTPKAVQANYEQKLNESALLGMVQENVAAQAVIKAFSLQRRMFGFFTFRNDETRNRMASAAFLSTMVERTVTISVLLLHLVVLAIGAYLATKGQITIGTFVTFESAFWEVSYNIAHVMHFIPVSISAAAAIRHMQELLDEPTRSADRAGAPDLPRITNDITFDHVTFQYEGSQTPVLDNLSLKLNVGKRIAIVGPSGSGKSTLLNLILRLYVPDEGRVTIDGVDVRKVTLDSLRRSMAVVFQENMLFNMSIRENIRLGKEGATNEEVEEAAKKAEIHRYIMSLPQRYDTPVGERGDTLSGGQRQRIAIARAVIRNPSVLLLDEATSALDQTTEAAINRTLLKVAKGRTMIWSTHRLTSVVEMDEIIVISGGRAIERGSHAELLAKNGTYRKLWNDQIHQPHGAPAHVDEDSDDDDEDEDDLDEDDEEE